Genomic segment of Chiroxiphia lanceolata isolate bChiLan1 chromosome 18, bChiLan1.pri, whole genome shotgun sequence:
AAGCTGTCTGCAGGGAAGATGCTGAACGAAACCTAtatgaggaaaattatttttgtccttcaCAGGGAAGTCCTGAAAGCTGGAGCACACACACTTTTAAAGTGCTTCTACATTAATTTTCTAAAGTAATAGTTCTTATGAGTGATAAGAATGCCCACACAAATTGTGGTATTGTGTGGCTAAAATTGAAAACTGTATAGGAAAGGAAGCATTAAATACCTTTTAGGTAAGAAAATAACTTATTGCTGGCAGGCTACTTGTAGAAAATTTAACTGTTCTTTCTCATGTACGTATGTTCACACAGGGAGTCCGTGAGAACACATCTATTACTCATAGTAAATAGCATTAAATCTGGCAAAATAcaatcctaattaaaaaaaaaaaaagagaaaggaaaaccacaCTTAAGATTGCAGCTGAAATCCATAGTGCTTACTCAGCAGCTGGGTTTGCCTGTGCTGCTTGTGAGAGATCGATACTGAATCGTTTTGAGCCtgttctggaaggaaaaattccaCACTGGAATATTCCCTacagacacagggacagtgTAATCCTCTTCCTATTTTTCTGTATCCTGGCTGACACACAGTATGGACTTGTATAAGGTGGTTTAGGgtatttttgtggtgttttctttaaaactagaaaaaacccaaacacaaactGTTTATAGATTGACTACaagttttctcttcccttgtCTTTCTTTGCTTCAGGGTACAAACATTGCTGCTGGTAAGGCCGTGGGAGTGGTTATTGCAACGGGAGTGAACACTGAAATTGGGAAAATTCGTGATGAGATGGTGGCTACTGAGCAGGAGAGAACCCCCCTGCAGCAGAAACTGGATGAGTTTGGGGAGCAGCTGTCCAAAGTCATCTCCCTCATCTGCATTGCAGTTTGGATAATAAACATTGGTCACTTCAACGACCCCGTTCACGGCGGCTCCTGGATCCGAGGTGCCATCTATTACTTCAAAATCGCTGTTGCTCTTGCTGTGGCTGCCATTCCCGAGGGTCTCCCTGCTGTCATCACCAcctgcctggctctgggaaCTCGCAGGATGGCCAAGAAGAATGCCATTGTCAGGAGTCTGCCCTCTGTGGAAACCTTGGGCTGCACCTCAGTCATTTGTTCTGACAAGACTGGTACTCTGACCACAAACCAGATGTCAGTGTGCAGGGTATGTTCTTCTagttctcctcttctcctcagcCACTCTGTTTGAATAGTCAGCATTGCTGGAATTCCTCTGATCCTGAGTCTTTTGGTTCTCATCTCATCAAAatcctgctttattttcctaagATAAGCTTCCACTTTTGATTCAGTTTTCCACTGTGGAGTCTTGAAGGCTTTTATCTCTTCCCTTATTTAGTCATGGCCAGAAATAGCTCTGGATGGAAGAGAAAGTTGTTTGCAAGCAGCTTTCCATTGACTGTTCTGTGAGCCTTTCATGGTACTGGGAATTATTTGCTGTGATTTGTGCCCTGTTTCAGAAAGTTACACTGTGGAACAGGATGTGTGTAGTGTTAAACACTTACCTCTTTAATTGAGAAGGATAACCATGGGTGGAGAAACTTAGTATGAGAAAAGTAGATTTACTGTAGTAGCTCTGATAGTCAAAGGTGTTTTCACTACTGAGTGGCTCCACCTTTATTTGGTTATCTTATCTCCAGTGGCTCTGTAGATCACTGTGGTGTTCTCAATGTGCAGCATTGTCCGACTAATCTggcagcttggaggtgcagTTGGCCCTGCCAGCATTGCCAGGGTCCTCTTCAGTGTTTGGTGTATTTTCAGGTTAGCATGAGTTCTGTgcccctccttctttccccccagTGTTCTTTTAGTGTTGGTTATTTTGGGACTTTTACAGCTAGTCCCTCAACAGAATGCATGTTCAGTTGCCAGTTTGTGCTTCTGTGCAGGGATTTTATGGAGAAAACACTGAGTTCTTGTGTTTAGTGACTGTAGAAGTTCAGTGGCACAGCAACTCTGACATCAAATGTTCAGAGTCTCCTTATATTGGGTTAGAATTCCAAATGTGTGAGTGTTGAGCACTGCACACCAGTGGCCAAAGTTTGTAAGCCCTAGGCACTTTATTCTCATGTGATTGAtggctttttcttcctaattgGTGGGTGACTTGTTCTACTTCCTTAAGTATCGTAGTATTTATACCTAAGAGACACAAAGCAGCTGCTCATCAGTATTCCAGAGGAGGTTACTTGCAGTAGAGTTGCATAACTGCCCTAGTCTTTGCAGGGATTTTTTCATCATGCAGATGCCAAAAGCAGGAGGCTTCCTGGTTAACTCATCATTTAAGTTGTGTTTACTTAAAAGCTCAAAATGCTCTACTCCTTATTTAGAGGTAAATGTTTTAGATCTTGTGCAGTATAACTTTACTTGGTTCTTTGTTAACCTCTGGCAGCTGCAAATTAACATTAACTGTAAGATTCTGCAAAAATATAGCAAAGCTCTAATCCTTTAACAACTAAGTTTATTTTATTAGGCTGTATTTTGTGAGGATGCTCATCTAAAACATAGGGCAGCACAATGAGGGGAGGAGAAGACATTGCTAAAATGTGATGTGACAAAATGGCCTGTACTAACCAGTGGATGAGAAGTTCCATTAAGACACATCATCATTTAGTGAGAAATTATCTTTTCCACTACCACTCCAGCAAGCCATGAAGAGTAAGGCAGCTTCGGGCACTGTAGTTTTCATCTGTATCTTCTCAGATGTGGttctgcctgcagctctcccagaaaggaaacaaagggaaGAGTGAGATGCAGATCTCTTGGGATACAACAGCATCCTTCAGATTGGTgtcttaatttgaaaatgtcatttcaCCAGAGCTAAAAGAGCACTTGAACTGGCTGAATGGTTTAAACTACCAGTGTACCATGTGGTGAAGTGCCCTGTAATTagaaaaccaggagagaaaacaCTTTCACTTAAGGCACACTGGCCATACATAGTCTGGCTCTTGCCTAAATCCTCATCTCTTAGATCTCACAGCTTCTCCTGTTTGtagatgcttttattttgactttGGCAGGAATTATCAGTTTCCaagctgccctgtgctgcttttgaCTGGAACTGCtgtttcaaagagaaataaCTCATGTTTCATGAGAATTAATCCACGGGTCTGAAGCTTAGGAAGAGTTTAGGTATAGTCAGGATTGTCAAGTGGTGTGTGAAAACTCTCCACAGCTGAAGTGAAGTGCACATAGTTTGtgtttttcagctctgctgtacTTGTGTCTCAAGGcagttttcaaagcagaagGGCTGTTTTCTGTACTTTGTGCTGCAGAATATGGAGCTGTTCAAACATGGGGGAATCGAAGTGCAGAGTATCAGattttgtctgctttgtttATTCAACCTAAACTTGCCTCTTGGACCTCCTTGGTCTAGGCCTGTTTAAATCTCTTGCATTAATTATTGTTCAAAGATAGTAACAATTCTAACCCTCTAATTTCAGATGTTTATCCTGGACAGAGTAGAAGGAGACAGCTGTTCCCTGAACGAATTTACTGTAACTGGTTCAACATATGCTCCCATGGGAGAAGTGTAAGTGTTCTGCTGAAGTTAAATATTTGTCTATTTATGCATTAACTATTACTTTAGTCTTGAAATGTGATGCATGTAATACGCAATAGTGATTGTTAATAAACAGAAGATCAGCCAGTGAGTACACACTGAAgggctgggagaaaaggaattaacaggaaaacaaagttaaatTCTAGAAGAGTAAACCGTCATGAAACTTGCTTAATACAGCCTCCAGTATTGCAGTGGCCCTTTGATAATCTAAACATTAATTAGGGGTAGAGAGGATTTATTGTACTGAAATCTTACTGGTCTGAGATTGTCTATCCCAGTGCTTCAAAATTTAAAGCAAGTAAACTTAAAGTAAGTTTAAAGTAAGCTCAATAaactttacttttttatttaaaaactggatAAATCTGAAGAGGTGAGACTTTGCTAATCTGTGAACTCAGTGTTTCTAATTAATCTGCCTTGGAGAAGGtggaatttgttttttctaaagtaTCTTCTGAATGTGTTGGAGTTAATTCTTAAATTTACTGTAAATTCCTGTCCCCTACCCTCAGCAGTTTATTGGTGCATCTCTACTTGACaagatgtgtgtgtttgtctcaGCCTTTGGTATTTGAGCTGGTGCTAAACCAGTCCCTTAGGAAAGGAATGAGGTTTGGTTTACTTTATCAGTTGCAAGTCTCTACTAGTGAGGTAGGTGGTTCATCCTGACAACTTCAGGAATTTTTAGGGCTCTGCTTCTTGACTGGGTTGTTACAGCTCCTTTTACTTTGTCAGTCTTTGATGTGTTTTTAATCTTATCGCTTCAGTTTTACTTGCAGAAGAGAATTTAGATTGAGTTCTTGTAAACATCTCAGCCTTGTGCAGTTTCCCATttgcctctgcctcctgcagtCTCACCCATCTCAATAGTGATTATCTGTTTAATTTCCATAGCACTTAAGAGCCTGGTGTTCTCAGCAGCTGGGACTCTTAATTCCCcaattctcttttttgtttcaaagctAATTGCTGTCAAAAGCTTATGCTTTCATTTCAGGCAAGGTGACACTCTAGACCTTGCAGACACTGTTGAGCTCTAGCTGGTCTCACAAGAGCTCcagataaacaaaataataaaatatagtGTGGTGGCAGATGTTGAGTATAATAAGACAGACATCAATATATGTTAATGTTCAATTTTTACTTGCTGGAGTCGGGGAAATGTGAACAAGTGTGTTAAACACGCTGCATTCACCTACACAAAGGGTTCTGTGAGAGGGAAATTGCTTCAGAAAGGCTGTCAGAGGAAACACAGCTGAACTCAAACCTTTAGGGCTGatttatttctgcctttatGGACAGCTTTTAAATCAGGGGCTTTGCAGGGATTTTAAGTGACTGACTTCACCTTGGATTACAAACTGTCACTGAAAATGATGTTTGGGGGGTTAAGAGGCACTTGTTCCACTGCACTGCCCCAGAGCAGGACCTGCTCCAGATATGGACTGTTTCTGACACGTGTTACTTTGTACTTCAGACACTGTTGTTTTCCACAGCCTGTTCTTTTTCATAACCAGTAAGTGGTTTTTGCACTAAATCggtaatttttcatttactctttaaatatttaatatgtaaTGCTCCTCTAAGATGTATTCAGcatataaaataacaaatatatcTTACAGAAGACCCAGAATTTCatgctgttttatttcccaAGGATGTTAGAGGTTGTCAGACAGTCTGGAGTAGTTTTGCCATGTCTCAGCACATGCTTACTGCAAACTGAGAGCACAAAATTTACAGTAAttaagaactgaaccaaaagcTGGCAGAGATTGCATTTGACCTTCAAATGAGTTCATCTTTAGCTAACTGAAAAGCCtgaagctggaaggaaaaaaaactccttTATCCAGAACTGATCTCAGCACCTCTGACTCTGCATTTGCCAGTCTTCAGAAATTGTTGATAAGGAACAATTTGTTGATAAAATCCCCACCAACAAGTAATGGATGTTCCAGTGTTCTTTGAGTTCAGAACAGGTGAAAACAGGAAGTTTTATCTGGGATAGATGAGGTGACAACCCAAGAGCTGCTGAGAAGGTTAAAGAGTTGACACTTCAAAGCCACTGCTTATAGCTGTTGAATTACGTACAAAATGAAATGCTAAAcccatttttgttttcttaagatTCATTTTGTTCACGTGCTTTGTTACACAATACTGGAATTTGTTTGCAGCACCACAACTGAACAAAAGGTTACATAATGGGACATGTCACAGTCTGTGTTGTGGATTCTTATGGAGTAGTGATCCACATCTTTCCTCCATCAGgccttttatttcccttctggAGAGCTTTAATAAAAGATGTTATATATTAGTTCTGTCTTGCTGATTTTGGTTAGGGGGAAAATAACAGTATTGAACAGTGTCTTGGTTCTTTTATGCTTACTGTAGAAGTATGGTAGTGCTCtagaaaaggaattaatttattaaCTGTTTCCAAATGTGAGAACAAAGCAGTTATTTCTTATTTGTACCTTCCCTCTCTCTGAAGACCTGAGATACTGATCACTGAGTGTGTATTACTGCTAGGAAGGTGTTTCTGTTCTAGTGGAATTTGTGTTGTGAAGTGACTTGGCTTTTCACTGGTTTAGGAGGTTCACATATGTACAGattgatttttaagaaatttaaagAGGTGAAATCTGCTTTTAGGCCTGCCCAGTGCATGCACTTCATGCATTGCAGTAAATGTGCAGAATATGCAGTAGAAACTCCTAAGGTATCCAACAATATCCCTCTCCTTCCTGGAACTCCCCTCCAAGCCCTGCACACACTCTAATCCTGCTTTCCTGTGCCTCCTCACTGAGCTCTTTTCCACGTTGCTGTGTGACTGTCACTGGAGGAAAAGGTGAGATGCTCATACTAAATAACTAACTTGAttctcccctttttctccctctggaaAGGCACAAAGATGACAAACTCATTAAATGTAGTCAGTATGATGGACTCGTGGAACTTGCAACGATCTGTGCACTCTGCAATGATTCCTCTTTGGATTACAATGAGGTAAGAACATATCCTGGAACACAGGAGAGCGAGAATGGGGATAAATGGTTTGTTCTCATCTGTGTAGTGCCTTTCCGTGGTAAATCCCCTTCTAATCATGGGGGGAGAGTATTTAAGTCCTCTGAAGTATTAATTCTGAGAACTACTTGTTTGTCGAATCCTGAGAGAACTAAATGCAGCAGCAAGTGTAATCTGTAATTTGGAGatctcctgctgctttcttgCTTTGCCTCTCCGCCTTAGGGTTGCTACATCTCATAATTACTTAAATACTTGATGAAAAGTACTGAcatctttctctgctgctcttgaGAGCAAAGGCTTCAAATTCCTACAAATCATACTCTTCAAAGCTGCTCTTTAAAAATAGTTCTGCTTGTTTCATAAGCCACAGTAAATCTTgttaaacctttctttttttccgtTGTGAAACTGAACTTCTGTCTCCGGTAGGTTCCAGGTGAGGTTTAAACTcctgtgtttttgtttgctttgtgttaACTAAAGGCTAAAGGAGTTTATGAGAAGGTTGGTGAAGCCACAGAAACAGCACTTACCTGCCTGGTGGAGAAGATGAATGTGTTTGACACAGACCTGAAAGGACTCTCTAGAATCGAACGTGCCAACGCTTGTAACTCGGTGAGTGATCTGTGATCTGGGATTGTTTTGGGACAGAGGTCTGTAGTGTGTATTATCTACATGCATTTTTATGCTGTTGTCTTTCTTTTAAGGTGATAAAACAACTCATGAAGAAAGAATTCACTCTGGAATTCTCAAGAGACAGAAAGTCCATGTCTGTCTACTGCACACCCAACAAACCGAGTCGCACATCCATGAGCAAGATGTTTGTGAAGGTCAGTTCCTCACCTGAGAAactggagctgtgggatggctACAAAGCAGCATAACACTTAAAAATTATAGTACAATGAACTGCAGCTTGAAGATGGAGGAAGGACTTTGTAATTTAAGCAAGCAAGGGTTTTATTAAgctaaataacttttttttttgcctctgcagGGTGCTCCTGAAGGTGTGATTGACAGGTGTACACATGTCCGTGTTGGAAATGCTAAAATACCATTAACCCCAGGgattaagcagaaaataatgtcTGTCATTAGGGAATGGGGAACTGGTAGAGATACACTGCGTTGCTTGGCTCTGGCGACCCACGACAATCCTCCCAAAAAGGAGGAGATGAATCTGGAGGACTCCTCAAATTTCATTAACTATGAGGTAAGATTGGTGGCACTTCTCCCTCTCCCAAAGTGGAGAATGGAACTCCTTATGTCTGATTATTCCTTGAGGAAGTTACATCTGAGAACTTTCTCTTTCTGGCTGTTTTTGATGTCAGACACAATAGTTACCCACATGCGTGGAGGGAATGCTTAGTTTAAGAAGAGACTTTGTGTTTTAGAAGAAACTGTTGGTGGCTGGTGGAAGTTAAAAAGCTAGCTgcaaattgaaatattttacttacagGTCCTTAGAATCATAACTCCTTCAGTTGTTCTCAGAGGCTAACTCTGAAAAATCTTCCTGAAACTGCATTGTGGTTTCAGCTTTAGTAGTTGCCCAACTGCAAGAGCTCTTTGGGGATTTTGTGATGGAACATACCTGCCATTGTGTGCAATGTGCTGTCAGCTGCAGGGGCTCAGTCCATGATTATCATCTTTGCTGCTCTGTAATTTTCCAATGAAATCTGTATCTGATATTTAGAGGGAGGGAAATAACAGTTGCATGAGAGGTTTTGGCTtgtgctctgtgctcctggCACTGATTACAAAACTGAAAGACTCAGTGCTTGCAGGTCAAATTTGCAAGGCTGGCAACTAGAGCACGTTTTAACCAAGAAAATTAGTGCATTTGAAGCAAAATATGTTTGGAAagataggacaaggagtaaaaACAGATGTCACTACACTGAGAGAGATGTAAAATGCAAGCAAAAGGATTTCACTGCTGTCAGATGAGGAATCTCCAGGATCTTGCACTAAAACTTGGTGTGTCTTGTTCCAGACCAACTTGACCTTTGTGGGCTGCGTGGGAATGCTGGATCCCCCGAGGATTGAAGTAGCTTCATCCATCAAGCTGTGCAGACAGGCTGGCATCAGGGTCATCATGATCACTGGGGACAACAAGGGCACGGCCGTGGCCATTTGCCGCCGCATCGGGATCTTTGTGGAGGATGAGGACGTTTCCACCAAAGCCTTCACGGGCCGGGAGTTCGATGAGCTCTCGCTCGCTGCCCAGAGAGATGCCTGTCACCATGCCCGCTGCTTTGCTCGGGTGGAGCCTTCCCACAAATCCAAGATCGTGGAGTTTCTCCAGTCTTTCGATGAGATCACAGCCATGGTAAGTGATGGAGCTGGTCCTTGGTTTGAGAGGCAAACACTGTGTTTAAACCCTAATTAGGCCCTTTCAGACTAATGCCCCATTCTGGAAAACACTTGTTTCCACATTTCCTTGAACTCTAAAGCCTCAGGATAGTTCTGCACCTAGTGATTTTTAAGGATCCAAAACATACCCAGTGCAAAATTCCTTTCTGGCCCTACACATAAGTCCCCaccttatttatttaattttttgtttcaactCTGAATTCTCGTTTTAGACTGGTGATGGTGTCAATGATGCCCCTGCACTGAAGAAGGCAGAAATTGGAATTGCTATGGGTTCTGGCACTGCAGTGGCTAAAACTGCCTCTGAAATGGTTTTAGCAGATGACAATTTCTCCACGATCGTCGCTGCCGTGGAAGAAGGACGTGCCATTTATAACAACATGAAACAGTTCATCCGGTACCTGATCTCCTCCAACGTTGGGGAGGTTGTTTGGTAGgtttaaatccattttttctttgaactaGAGTAGTGATGGTGGAGTCTTGTGTTGGTTATTTACTTCAGTATTTCTCACTAAAACCAGAGGAACAGGTTCTCCAGGTGATCGATCACTGTGGGAGTTGTATGTTTGTGGCCTGGTCTTTAGGGAAGAATTGTAGCTGGCCACAGAAGTTGACATTGTGTTACATAGAATATTGTAGCTCAGTAGGTAATGCTTTCCAATTATTTCTATGATTGGAATAATTCTCtagaacaggaaaacaaaaactttaaTCAAATATTACAAGATCTGGAGTTTCAGATGACTCAGTCACAGGCATAGCTTAGATGTTTGTTTAACCTCAGGTTAAACATGTCTTGTGTTCCTCTGTGAGGAGCAGTGGGGACCCAGCACCACAGAATGCATTTCTGGTAGCAGAATGTCAATATTGATCTCCTCACAGCCCTTACATCAAAGCAGACTTTCTCCCAGAGTGGAATAAAACACAGCAATTGTCTTGCCTTGTTTCTTGTCAACTTTAAAGCCATCCTTCATCTGGCTCTTGCTGCAGCCCCTGTTTCTGTTCTATTTATTCACACAGCCTCGGAGCCATGAAGGCTACATGCTCATTAGACTTCTGCAGGGAGTAGCAGTGATCTAGGGAAATGAAGCTTTAGTCATTCGAGCTAAAATGTCTTTTAGAAAGTGGCTTGTAAGCCTTTAtccatatgtgtgtgtgtgtgtatttaccTATACAGACAAACAGAGCGGGGAAAAACAAGCCTAAAGCAAAAACTTCAATTTTTGAAGCTACCAAAAGAAGACAGTGCTTCAAAGCTTACATGCTTTAGTGGTTAGAAGTGTTTGCTCTTGGATATGGTTTtagttttctgattttgaatACTCAGCTTGTGATCTGAAGTGGAGAACTCTGTATGAGAGAACAGAAGTGATGCTGCAGGCTTAGGCTTAAACCTTAAAGGACTGACTTACATAAATAAGCTTGTAACTCGTGGGTTTCTTTGTAGCATCTTCTTGACTGCTGCCCTGGGTTTTCCTGAAGCTCTGATCCCTGTCCAGCTGCTGTGGGTAAACCTTGTGACTGATGGTCTCCCTGCCACTGCTCTGGGCTTTAACCCTCCCGACCTCGACATCATGAACAAGCCCCCGCGCAACCCCAAAGAGCCCCTGATCAGTGGGTGGCTCTTCTTCCGTTACCTGGCTATTGGATGTGAGTACTAAtggcttttttcccttaaataaACTCTTAAGATGTGaattacaacttttttttccagtgctggaaGTCTTGAGGTAGAAGTTCAAGTGTGGCAAGTGAGGTCTTGTTTTGTGTACAGTTCACAGAGCTGAGAAAAgcactttgttttcttccaggctACGTTGGTGCTGCCAcagtgggtgctgctgcttggTGGTTTATTGCTGCTGATGGTGGTCCAAGAGTTTCCTTTTACCAGCTGGTATTTGCtcagtttaatatttttggggggagaggggagcttTCATGCTTTACCTGCTGCTTTCGTGCTTGAAATGACTGTAGAAAACTGGTAGGTTGCAGGAATTTATATAATTGGACATTTTCAGACCTGTTATTGTAAAATTTGATCATGATTAATTAGTCTTAACAGTAAAGCTCAGGGGTTGGATACCTGAGCTTCTAACAGTTTGAAGGGTTAATTGTTGTAAGTAAAAGCCTAAAGGGGATTTTTCTGAAGTGGGCAAAAGTTTATAAGCACTGGGTTTGAGAGTCACAGTTGAAACTTCTCCTTCTATAATagtcactgctttttttttgcctaattGCCTGTTTTACAATTTTCAAAGTTAACAAGCTGTGGGAGTGAGCTCACATTGTTCTGTTCCAGAGCCATTTTCTGCAGTGCAAAGAGGACAATCCAGATTTCTTCGGGGTCGACTGCACGGTTTTCGAGTCCCCGTATCCGATGACAATGGCTCTGTCTGTGCTCGTCACCATAGAGATGTGCAATGCTCTCAACAGGTTCGTGTGTccaggcaggaaagcagagcctCTGCATAACTCCTCCAAAATCCTGCTTCTTGTGCAATTTGATTCTTGGTGGACAGCTCAGCTAACAAAGAATGAGTCACATTTCCTTTCTCAGTCCCAGTAGTGCAAACAAAATGACTCTGAGATAACATTTGAGATCTCTTATCGTAAGGTATATTTTTAAGGCTGCCAATTCACTCTGGTATTTTACTAAGCACAagcaactgaaatattttccattatttttaatctaagCTTAATCAATCAGATTATCCCTCCTATGTTGGTATAAAGTGATATCAAGGAGAACTAAAATAAGAATGCTGAAGATATGGAAAATAGTTTTTCCTGCCCTAAGGGAGTGTGGGTTTAGCCAATTAATATTAGATTATAAATGGAAACCACTAAATAGCACAATGTCAAgggtatttttcttcaaatagcTTAGAGGtcagttaatttaaaaacaaataaacttcAAATACAAGTGTACTGGGGTAGTCCTACATAGTAAGGTCCTACATC
This window contains:
- the ATP2A2 gene encoding sarcoplasmic/endoplasmic reticulum calcium ATPase 2 isoform X2 — encoded protein: MENAHTKTVEEVLAYFGVNESTGLSLEQVKKLKEKWGSNELPAEEGKTLLELVIEQFEDLLVRILLLAACISFVLAWFEEGEETITAFVEPFVILLILVANAIVGVWQERNAENAIEALKEYEPEMGKVYRQDRKSVQRIKARDIVPGDIVEVAVGDKVPADIRITSIKSTTLRVDQSILTGESVSVIKHTDPVPDPRAVNQDKKNMLFSGTNIAAGKAVGVVIATGVNTEIGKIRDEMVATEQERTPLQQKLDEFGEQLSKVISLICIAVWIINIGHFNDPVHGGSWIRGAIYYFKIAVALAVAAIPEGLPAVITTCLALGTRRMAKKNAIVRSLPSVETLGCTSVICSDKTGTLTTNQMSVCRMFILDRVEGDSCSLNEFTVTGSTYAPMGEVHKDDKLIKCSQYDGLVELATICALCNDSSLDYNEAKGVYEKVGEATETALTCLVEKMNVFDTDLKGLSRIERANACNSVIKQLMKKEFTLEFSRDRKSMSVYCTPNKPSRTSMSKMFVKGAPEGVIDRCTHVRVGNAKIPLTPGIKQKIMSVIREWGTGRDTLRCLALATHDNPPKKEEMNLEDSSNFINYETNLTFVGCVGMLDPPRIEVASSIKLCRQAGIRVIMITGDNKGTAVAICRRIGIFVEDEDVSTKAFTGREFDELSLAAQRDACHHARCFARVEPSHKSKIVEFLQSFDEITAMTGDGVNDAPALKKAEIGIAMGSGTAVAKTASEMVLADDNFSTIVAAVEEGRAIYNNMKQFIRYLISSNVGEVVCIFLTAALGFPEALIPVQLLWVNLVTDGLPATALGFNPPDLDIMNKPPRNPKEPLISGWLFFRYLAIGCYVGAATVGAAAWWFIAADGGPRVSFYQLSHFLQCKEDNPDFFGVDCTVFESPYPMTMALSVLVTIEMCNALNSLSENQSLMRMPPWENIWLVGAICLSMSLHFLILYVEPLPIIFQITPLNVTQWLMVLKISLPVILLDETLKYVARNYLEPAILE
- the ATP2A2 gene encoding sarcoplasmic/endoplasmic reticulum calcium ATPase 2 isoform X1, coding for MENAHTKTVEEVLAYFGVNESTGLSLEQVKKLKEKWGSNELPAEEGKTLLELVIEQFEDLLVRILLLAACISFVLAWFEEGEETITAFVEPFVILLILVANAIVGVWQERNAENAIEALKEYEPEMGKVYRQDRKSVQRIKARDIVPGDIVEVAVGDKVPADIRITSIKSTTLRVDQSILTGESVSVIKHTDPVPDPRAVNQDKKNMLFSGTNIAAGKAVGVVIATGVNTEIGKIRDEMVATEQERTPLQQKLDEFGEQLSKVISLICIAVWIINIGHFNDPVHGGSWIRGAIYYFKIAVALAVAAIPEGLPAVITTCLALGTRRMAKKNAIVRSLPSVETLGCTSVICSDKTGTLTTNQMSVCRMFILDRVEGDSCSLNEFTVTGSTYAPMGEVHKDDKLIKCSQYDGLVELATICALCNDSSLDYNEAKGVYEKVGEATETALTCLVEKMNVFDTDLKGLSRIERANACNSVIKQLMKKEFTLEFSRDRKSMSVYCTPNKPSRTSMSKMFVKGAPEGVIDRCTHVRVGNAKIPLTPGIKQKIMSVIREWGTGRDTLRCLALATHDNPPKKEEMNLEDSSNFINYETNLTFVGCVGMLDPPRIEVASSIKLCRQAGIRVIMITGDNKGTAVAICRRIGIFVEDEDVSTKAFTGREFDELSLAAQRDACHHARCFARVEPSHKSKIVEFLQSFDEITAMTGDGVNDAPALKKAEIGIAMGSGTAVAKTASEMVLADDNFSTIVAAVEEGRAIYNNMKQFIRYLISSNVGEVVCIFLTAALGFPEALIPVQLLWVNLVTDGLPATALGFNPPDLDIMNKPPRNPKEPLISGWLFFRYLAIGCYVGAATVGAAAWWFIAADGGPRVSFYQLSHFLQCKEDNPDFFGVDCTVFESPYPMTMALSVLVTIEMCNALNSLSENQSLMRMPPWENIWLVGAICLSMSLHFLILYVEPLPIIFQITPLNVTQWLMVLKISLPVILLDETLKYVARNYLEPGKDSVRPATKPCALSACTEGVSWPFVFITMPLVIWLYSTDTNFSDMFWS